The genomic DNA TTTTCCAAAAAGGGCGATTGGGTGGTCGATCCATTCTGCGGAAGCGGCACAACGATGATCGAGTCGAAAAGACTGGGCAGAAATTGCATTGGAATAGATTTAAACAGGGCGCTTGTTGAATCCGCGATTAAGGCGACCGAAACGGATCCGGAGGCTGCCAATTCCATAGCGGTCGTCAATGCCTTTCCAGGCGACTGCAAAAAGAAAACGGCTTGGGATTTGGCTGCGAGCATGCTTCCAAAATCGAAAAACGGATTTTTCGATTTGGCCATTTTGCATCCGCCCTATCACGACATTATTAAATTCAACGATGACCCTGCTTGCCTTTCCAATTGCAAATCACTGGAAGATTTTTTTGCGGCGTTTTCTGGAGTGCTGAAACTTGCGGTCTCCCATCTTGCGCATGGAAGGTTTCTCGCAATCGTCATCGGTGACAAATACGAAAAGGGCGAGTGGATTCCGCTTGGTTTTAGATGCATGCAGCTTGGGCTGGACCTCGGCCTTTCGCTGAAAGGGATAGTGGTCAAGGACATTCAGGACAACCGCGCGAAAAGAAATCTGGAAAACCTATGGCGCGTGCGCGCGCTTAAGAGCGGATTCTATATTTTCAAGCATGAGTACATTTTGGTATTTAGAAAGCCGAGCAAATAATTTTCAAACCCCCGCCTCCTCCAGCGCCATTTCCGCCGCTTCGTAGCCGGCCGGCTCCATTTTGTGCAGCTCCTTCAGGTTGAACGGATCGATCGCGGCCAGCCGCGGCTCGATCCTGATCACGGGATGCGCGCACTCGCTTGGAATGCGCGTGGTCGCCTTCAAGCTGATCAGAAACGTTTGGAGCAGCACCTTGTACATGTTGTCCGGCCGCGGATTAAGCTCGCAGTGCGTCACTGGATCGCTCGCTATCACGAAATCCAGGCTGCGGAAGTCGTCGAGCGCGCCCAGCGGCAGGTTTCCGTTCAGCCCTCCGTCCACGTGCATCCGGCCGTCAAGCTTCACGGGCGAAAAAATCCCCGGAATGCTGCAGCTCGCCGCGAGGGTTTCGCCAAGCCGCCCCTTTCGATGAACGACCGGCCGTCCGGTGGCCAAATCCGTGGTCACGATCCGCATCGGCAAAGGCAGTTTTTCTATGTTATCTGCGCCCGTCCGCTCTTCGACATATTTGCCCATTTTGTCCAGCCGGAGCAGCCCCGGGGCGCGCAACGCGGGGGATACAAGCCTGCGCCAGCGCACCTGCGCGGTCGCATCCAGCAGTTCCTCATGCGACATACCGGCCGCGATAAGCGAGCCCACGATCGCGCCGGCGCTTACGCCGGCAATCGCCACGGGTTTCATTCCCCGTTCCTCGAGCGCGCGGAACACTCCGATGTGGGTAAGGGCAAGGCTCGCGCCGCCGGCAAGAACCAATCCGAATCGTTTCGGTTTCGACACGCGCCGATTTTAGCGCGGCGCGGCATTATTCCGTCATCAAACTACCGGAATATCCAGTGGAATCAACTCGACCGGCTTTCCGTCCCCGCCGCTTGCGGAAGCCGCCAACGCTTTTTCGCGCGCGGCTTCGTGGCGTTCCTTTTCATCCTCCGCCGAAAAGCCCGAAAGAAGCGCGCCGAGCATTTCCGCGCCGAGGAAGTCGGCCTTTTCAACGTCGGTTTCGCGGATATCGCATTCGATCATACGGGCGCCTCTGAACGTCGTGCCGTCGAAAACCGCCGTCCGGAAATCGGAAAACGAGATGTCTGCATTTGTAAAGTCGGTCATGGTCAGCAAAGCGCCGGTAAACGTGGAATGCGGCATTTGGGCCGATGTGAGGATGCAGCCAGTCAGCCGGGCAAACCGGAAATAGGATTTGCGCAGCGAAGCCGAGGAGAAATTCGCGCCGGAAAGATCCGCGGCCGTGAAAAACGCAGCCTCGCCTTTCGCTCCTGCAAATTCGGCCCGGGACATTTGCGCGCCGGTCAAATCGGCGCGCGCCAAACTGCAATTCGAAAAATCGCCGGATTCGGCAGCCGCGCGAAACAGGTTCGCATCGGAGAAATCCGCGCCGGCCGCAACAAGGCCGTTTGCAACAATATGCGCCAACGACGCGCCCGTAAGATTAGAGCCGGAAAGGTCGCACCAATCGAATCTTGCCCCCCGGAAAAGCGAGCCCGACAGGTTCGCTCCGGAGAAATTGCACCTGCGGAAAACCGCCTGGGAAAAATCGCAACCGGACAAATCAGCCCCGGTGAAATCCCGCCCTTCCGCCTCTACGCGGTGCAGCCGGACGCGGCTCTTGTTTCCCGCCGCGAATTCCCGTTTTGCGGCCGAAAAGGCCTCAATGTCTGTCGTGAATAACAATGCGACGTTTTTTTCATCCATTCGGTTGTTCCTCCGGACCTCGGATAGCCGCGGAAATCCGGCCCCGCCGTCCGAAACGGTTATCGGCGGACGGGAGGATTTTCTTGAACGGCAATGGACAAGCACTTTTCCGACATAACCAATCCGCCACAAGCAAGCGAAGCGACGCGTATTGCGCCCGCCGCGCATATACTCATATCGTCCGGAGGAAATCATGGGCGAACACCACTGGAAAACTGCGATTACCGAAATCAAACCGAACGAGGTCCGCCTTCGCGGCTACCGCATAGACGAGCTGATGGGCAGGACCGGATTCGCGGAAGCGATCTGGTTGGCGCTGACGGGCGAGCTGCCGTCACGGGAAGTCGGCAGACTCATCGAAGCGATTTTCGTTTCGAGCATAGACCATGGAGCGACTCCGCCTTCCGCGCTGGCCGCGCACACGGTCGCGAGTACCGGCGCGCCGATAAACGCAAGCGTCGCCGCGGGCGTACTGTCCATCAACAAATGGCACGGCGGAGCTATCGAGGACGCGATGCGGATGTTCTACGCGGGCGTCGAGCGGATGGATGCCGAAGGGCTGACGTTCGACGGCGCGGCGGGCGCGATTCTGGATTCGCTCAAGGCGAAAGGCGAGCGGGCTATGGGATACGGTCACCGCGTGCATACGAAAGATCCGCGCACCGCGCGTCTTTTCGAACTGGCAAAGGATGCGAAGCTTGAAGGAAAATTCCTGAATCTGGCGCTCGCGATCGCCGAAGCGATTGAAAAACGCTCGGGCAAGCCGCTTCCTCTTAACGTGGACGGCGCGATAGCCGCGGTGCTTTGCGAGCTTGGAATCCCGCCGGAGCTTGCGAACGCGTTCTTTATAATCTCCCGCGTGCCGGGGCTTGTCGCGCACGCGCACGAGGAGGTGACGCGCCAGAAACCGATGCGTGTGGTGGATCCGAAGGATCACGAGTACGACGGTCCGTCGGCGCGCGAATTGCCTTAAAGGGGGGCGGAAGAATGGATGGAGATTCGGGAGCGGTTTGAATTAACAATTGCAGCCACGGAGGATTTAGATAAATGCTTACACCGCAGGAAATGATGATCGCGAAGCTCTTCCCCGAGATCGAGAAGATCGGCTCGGAGGATTTGAAAAAGAAAACCATCCGCTGCGTCCAGATGGCGATGGACGAGGGCAAGTGGAAGATGGAAGACCTGATGCAGATGCCGTTCACGCTTCTGGTCTTGCCCTGCCCCGTCAGCTTCGTCCAGCACACGCGCGCGGTCAGCGCGACCGCGCGCGCGATCGGACTCGCGCTCAAGGAGCAGTATCCCAACGAGCCGCGGATGCAGCCGGATATGGACACATTGCTTTCGGGCGCGGTGCTGCACGACATCGGCAAACCGCTCGAATACGCGCGCGGCGCGGACGGAAAGTGGACGACGAGCGAATGCGGCAAGGCGCTGCGCCATCCGGTCAGCGGCGCGGCGCTGGCGCGCGAGGCCGGGCTGCCGTATTCGGTGCAGCACATCATCGCCGCGCATTCCTGGGAGGGAGACAAGTGCAGGCACGGAGTCGAAGCGATAATCGTCCACCACGCGGATTTCATCAACTTCGAGCCGATTCATTAGGTTGAAGGATGGAGAATATGGGAAAAACGTTTTCGGAAAAGGTTCTTTCGGAGAAGTCGGGAACGGACGCACGCGCCGGGCAAATCGTGACCGCGGTTCCCGACCTGTACCTGTCCCATGACAACAGCGCGGCGATTTCGTCGCACTTCGCAAAGCTAGGGTGCGCGCGCGTCAAGCATCCGGAGCGCGTGCTCATCGTGCTCGATCATTGCGTGCCCGCGGCCGACCACAAGCATGCGACGAACCATCAGACAATCCGCAAATTCGTCGCGGAGCAGGGAATCGAGCACTTCCACGACATAACCGACGGCGTGTGTCACCAGGTGCTGGCCGAGTTCGGATATGCGCGGCCGGGAATGCTGATCGTCGGCAGCGACAGCCACACGACGTCGCACGGCGCGCTGGGCGCGTTTGCAGCAGGCATAGGACGCACCGAAACCGCGGCTGTATGGGCGACGGGAGACTTGTGGCTGCGCGTGCCGGAAACGATGCGGATAGAGTTGACCGGATATTTCAATCCGGGAGTGACGGCTAAAGACCTCTCGCTCGCGATAATCGGCAAAATCGGGGCGGACGGCGCGGATTACATGGCGGTCGAGTTCGCCGGGCCGGGCGCGGCCGCGTTGCCGATGAACGACAGGCTGACACTGTGCAACATGACGGCGGAGATGGGCGCGAAATGCGGGTATTTCGAAGCGGACGAAATTACGCGGGAATACCTGGCCGCAACCGGCATTGCGCCGTCCGATTTCGACTGCGTTCATTCCGACGAGGACGCTGCGTATGCGTCCCGGCTTTCGTTCGACCTTTCCGAAATCGTCCCGATGATCGCGAAGCCGCACACCGTGGATAACGTAGTCCCCGCATCCGAGCTGGCCGGAACGAAAATCGATCAAGTCGTGCTTGGAACCTGCACGAACGGAAGGCTTTCCGACCTTGCCGCGGCCGCGGCGGTGCTTGACGGCAAGAAGGTTGCGAAATCCGTGCGCCTGCTCGTTTTCCCGGCGTCGAAGCGCGTATTTCAAGAAGCGCTCAAAGCGGGGATAATCGAAAAGCTGTCGGACGCGGGCGCGGTGATAATGAATCCCGGATGCGGGCCGTGCCTGGGGGCGCACGAAGGCGCGCTGGCGCCGGGCGAGGTGTGCCTGTCCACGTCCAACCGCAATTTCAAGGGGCGGATGGGCAACCCGGACAGCTTCATCTATTTGTGCAGCCCGATCACCGCCGCGGCGAGCGCGATCGCGGGGAAGATTTCTTCAAATTGGATAAATTGAATACATGTAATTAGATTTTCGCGCCATGCGCGCGAGCGAATGGAGGAGCGCAAAATTAACGCGGACGACGTGATTCGCGCTATTGAAAACGGCGATGAATCTGAATGTCTCGCGGAAAACGTTTATATGGTGCAAACTTCTGTGCGTCATAGGAAATTGGCAGCGGTTTTTGTGGACAGGCACAGCTTTTTGCTGGTAATTACGGTATACTGGGTGGGTGAGTGATATGCGAATCACTTTCGATAAGGAAGCCGATGCAGTCTACATCTACCTGAAAGAGGGGCCGGTTGCGCGCACGAAGGACGCCGGAGATGGAATTCTCCTGGACGAGGATGATAATGGCGAAATCATCGGCATTGAACTTCGGAGATTTTCAACAAGGCGGCATCCGGACAAGGCAAACGGGCTGTCCGTAACTGTGGAAGTCGGGAGCTAATCCTTACGCCACGCAGGTCGCCTCTACTCGTCCCTTCCGGTATAACAGCTTCTGCCATGACCGCACGCGAAAAACTGGCGCTTCACCGCTCGGCGATTCTCGAAATCGCGGAGCGACACGGCGCGGAAAATGCAAGACTGTTTGGCTCCCTCGAAAGAGGAGACGACGGTCCGCAAAGCGACGTGGATGTATTGGGACATATGGCTAAGGGCAGAAATTTTATTGATTTCGTTGCATTCCGGCAAGACGTCGAAGAACTGCTTGACGGCAAAGTAGATGTTGTTTCGGATGGGGGAATAAAACCCCCAGACAAAGGATCATGTGCTTGAGGAAGCCTTAGCACTGTGAATCGGGATTTACTTTTCCTGTTGCTTATTTGGAATGACTAATTAGAACTGTTTTTTGTTTTTTCGATTAGAGAAATCAACCTATCATGCAATTCCTTGGACCGCTCTCTTGGTATTATCAAGTGTGCTGCCGATTCATCGCCAAAGATATGGGTCTTTCGAGCAAATTGTTACATCCAAAACCATGTTCGGCAGCTAATTTAAGAAAATCGTTTTCGTATTTTTCAGGCTCCAAAAGTGCGAGCCACAATAGGGCTATGGGTTTTGGCCGCTGGTCATCGCCATTCGCAACATTTCTTGGCGCTTCCCTTCCAGGTTCGCCCAAGTTCCAAAGTTCAACATCTGCGATGCTTCTGTATGTAGCACCCAAGGCTCGATTGCCATCCCACGCGAGCGCTTCGACAAGCGCAGGAATGGCCTTTTCATTCAATTCAGGAATTTTTTCCGGTCCGGTTATTAAGTCATACCCATTCATGCAATTTCCGCATCCGCTTGATGCCTTTGTCATAATCGCTACTTTGCTCTTTGTCGGCGAAAGGCAATATTGAATGTATGCAAATGGGGCCATTACTGATGCTGGAGCGACAAACAATGCCAAAGCCAAAATAATAACAGCTGCTGGAATCCATCCGGGAATATTGTTCGCCCAAAACGGCTTTTTCGAAACAGATCCACCTTTGCTATCGGTTGTCACTCAGTAACTCCCGATCAAATTATACCGAAAACTGCATTACTCCCTCGCGTCCTCTTCAAGCAAGCCCAGCGCTTCTTCCTCGTCCGGAACCGGAAGCGACAGCGGATCGAGTTTCGCGACGTCCGCGACGTCCTCCGCAATCTGCACCTTGAGCGACGCAAGGTCAGGAAACCGCCGTTCCGGGCGCAGCCGTCTCACGAAATCCATGTGAATCGTTTTGCCATACAGGTCGCCGTCGAAATCCAGCAGGTGCGCCTCGATAAGCTGCCGGTCGGGCAGCTCCCCGCCGTACACCGCTTTCACGCGCGCGGGCATTATGTTAATCGCCGCGTTGAACGGCCGCGGCCACTCCTCGCCGTTTTCGATGCGCGCGATTCCGGCATACACCCCCGCGGGCGGGCCGAGCTTTTCGTCCGGCAATAGCA from bacterium includes the following:
- a CDS encoding site-specific DNA-methyltransferase, translated to MAATKKSGKRHSESDGFSEINGENWREFDEVLTDSLWLLGKRDSSGAHTGSYHGNFVPQIPRQLLLRFSKKGDWVVDPFCGSGTTMIESKRLGRNCIGIDLNRALVESAIKATETDPEAANSIAVVNAFPGDCKKKTAWDLAASMLPKSKNGFFDLAILHPPYHDIIKFNDDPACLSNCKSLEDFFAAFSGVLKLAVSHLAHGRFLAIVIGDKYEKGEWIPLGFRCMQLGLDLGLSLKGIVVKDIQDNRAKRNLENLWRVRALKSGFYIFKHEYILVFRKPSK
- a CDS encoding patatin-like phospholipase family protein, whose translation is MSKPKRFGLVLAGGASLALTHIGVFRALEERGMKPVAIAGVSAGAIVGSLIAAGMSHEELLDATAQVRWRRLVSPALRAPGLLRLDKMGKYVEERTGADNIEKLPLPMRIVTTDLATGRPVVHRKGRLGETLAASCSIPGIFSPVKLDGRMHVDGGLNGNLPLGALDDFRSLDFVIASDPVTHCELNPRPDNMYKVLLQTFLISLKATTRIPSECAHPVIRIEPRLAAIDPFNLKELHKMEPAGYEAAEMALEEAGV
- a CDS encoding pentapeptide repeat-containing protein, producing MDEKNVALLFTTDIEAFSAAKREFAAGNKSRVRLHRVEAEGRDFTGADLSGCDFSQAVFRRCNFSGANLSGSLFRGARFDWCDLSGSNLTGASLAHIVANGLVAAGADFSDANLFRAAAESGDFSNCSLARADLTGAQMSRAEFAGAKGEAAFFTAADLSGANFSSASLRKSYFRFARLTGCILTSAQMPHSTFTGALLTMTDFTNADISFSDFRTAVFDGTTFRGARMIECDIRETDVEKADFLGAEMLGALLSGFSAEDEKERHEAAREKALAASASGGDGKPVELIPLDIPVV
- a CDS encoding citryl-CoA lyase: MGEHHWKTAITEIKPNEVRLRGYRIDELMGRTGFAEAIWLALTGELPSREVGRLIEAIFVSSIDHGATPPSALAAHTVASTGAPINASVAAGVLSINKWHGGAIEDAMRMFYAGVERMDAEGLTFDGAAGAILDSLKAKGERAMGYGHRVHTKDPRTARLFELAKDAKLEGKFLNLALAIAEAIEKRSGKPLPLNVDGAIAAVLCELGIPPELANAFFIISRVPGLVAHAHEEVTRQKPMRVVDPKDHEYDGPSARELP
- a CDS encoding HD domain-containing protein, with protein sequence MMIAKLFPEIEKIGSEDLKKKTIRCVQMAMDEGKWKMEDLMQMPFTLLVLPCPVSFVQHTRAVSATARAIGLALKEQYPNEPRMQPDMDTLLSGAVLHDIGKPLEYARGADGKWTTSECGKALRHPVSGAALAREAGLPYSVQHIIAAHSWEGDKCRHGVEAIIVHHADFINFEPIH
- a CDS encoding 3-isopropylmalate dehydratase large subunit, translated to MGKTFSEKVLSEKSGTDARAGQIVTAVPDLYLSHDNSAAISSHFAKLGCARVKHPERVLIVLDHCVPAADHKHATNHQTIRKFVAEQGIEHFHDITDGVCHQVLAEFGYARPGMLIVGSDSHTTSHGALGAFAAGIGRTETAAVWATGDLWLRVPETMRIELTGYFNPGVTAKDLSLAIIGKIGADGADYMAVEFAGPGAAALPMNDRLTLCNMTAEMGAKCGYFEADEITREYLAATGIAPSDFDCVHSDEDAAYASRLSFDLSEIVPMIAKPHTVDNVVPASELAGTKIDQVVLGTCTNGRLSDLAAAAAVLDGKKVAKSVRLLVFPASKRVFQEALKAGIIEKLSDAGAVIMNPGCGPCLGAHEGALAPGEVCLSTSNRNFKGRMGNPDSFIYLCSPITAAASAIAGKISSNWIN
- a CDS encoding DUF4258 domain-containing protein, whose product is MEERKINADDVIRAIENGDESECLAENVYMVQTSVRHRKLAAVFVDRHSFLLVITVYWVGE
- a CDS encoding DUF2283 domain-containing protein, translating into MRITFDKEADAVYIYLKEGPVARTKDAGDGILLDEDDNGEIIGIELRRFSTRRHPDKANGLSVTVEVGS
- a CDS encoding nucleotidyltransferase domain-containing protein, producing the protein MTAREKLALHRSAILEIAERHGAENARLFGSLERGDDGPQSDVDVLGHMAKGRNFIDFVAFRQDVEELLDGKVDVVSDGGIKPPDKGSCA